Proteins encoded by one window of Pigmentiphaga litoralis:
- a CDS encoding tripartite tricarboxylate transporter substrate binding protein produces MTKLCTTLSAVVLVTLSLMAPTGFAQYPDKPVKIVAPFPAGGFTDVVTRQVGARLAQTLGQAVVVENKPGAGTNIGTEAVTRAAPDGYTLLMGTSTLAINPTLYSKLGYDAGKDLAPIGVFATTGYTLIANKDLAPATTADLISFIKAHPDTVSFGSSGNGAVNHLAGEMFASMAGIKMLHVPYKGSQAAITDLIGGRIQLFWASTLEAMPLIKSGRVKAYGVTDAVAVSALPELKPLGETVKGYEVLYWMALFAPAGTPPAVIQRLSTALRDIAGDSDIKASLQSSGASAAYRSPTDTEALLRRETDLWGKAVRQAGAKVE; encoded by the coding sequence ATGACCAAGCTCTGTACGACGCTGTCTGCCGTCGTTCTCGTGACGTTGTCGCTGATGGCACCCACCGGCTTCGCGCAGTACCCCGACAAGCCGGTCAAGATCGTCGCGCCCTTCCCGGCGGGCGGGTTTACCGATGTCGTGACGCGACAGGTGGGCGCCCGTCTGGCACAGACGCTCGGGCAGGCAGTCGTCGTGGAAAACAAGCCCGGCGCCGGGACCAACATCGGCACGGAAGCTGTCACGCGCGCCGCCCCGGATGGCTACACCCTGTTGATGGGCACCTCCACCCTGGCCATCAACCCGACGCTGTATTCCAAGCTGGGCTACGACGCCGGCAAGGACCTCGCTCCGATCGGCGTTTTCGCAACCACCGGCTATACGCTGATCGCCAACAAGGATCTGGCGCCGGCCACGACGGCAGACCTCATCAGCTTCATCAAAGCGCACCCCGATACGGTCAGCTTTGGCTCCTCGGGCAACGGCGCGGTGAATCACCTGGCGGGAGAAATGTTCGCCTCCATGGCAGGCATCAAGATGTTGCATGTGCCGTACAAGGGCAGCCAGGCTGCCATCACCGATCTGATTGGAGGACGGATCCAGTTGTTCTGGGCATCCACGCTCGAAGCCATGCCGCTCATCAAGTCCGGCCGCGTGAAAGCCTACGGGGTGACCGACGCGGTCGCAGTGTCCGCCCTGCCTGAACTGAAGCCGCTGGGCGAGACCGTAAAGGGGTATGAAGTCCTTTACTGGATGGCGCTGTTTGCCCCGGCCGGCACACCGCCCGCCGTGATCCAGCGGCTGTCGACCGCACTGCGTGACATTGCCGGCGACAGCGACATCAAGGCGTCCTTGCAATCCAGCGGGGCATCCGCCGCCTATCGGTCGCCAACGGACACCGAAGCGTTGCTGCGCCGTGAAACCGACTTATGGGGCAAGGCCGTCAGACAGGCTGGCGCGAAGGTGGAATGA
- a CDS encoding ABC transporter substrate-binding protein: protein MRFVPLRRVLLGALAAAVFAPMMAHAQAPAAVTPIKFVLDWKLQGIHAWYYLAMDKGYFAQEKIDLTVDQGDGSANAVTKVMAGTYQASFGDVNAIVQAAATRPDQAPVMVYMLYNTAPYAIMTKASSNIRTVKDLQGKTIGSPAGGAAYKMFSVLAEKNGIDPSKVTWTNMAPNLQEQMLLRDQVEASAVFTVTSYMNLVAQNVDPDKDIRWINYSENGIDLYGNGVLVSRQLIKEKPQVVAGLVRAINKGVRDAIANPDAAIDALAKREPLINKDLEKRRLMYALKNVVLTPEAMKNGVGDVNDERFARSIDQLAKAFELTAKPAAKDVFDRSFLPPVAERQFSVK, encoded by the coding sequence ATGCGTTTTGTCCCGCTCCGCCGCGTACTTCTGGGCGCACTCGCCGCCGCCGTGTTCGCCCCGATGATGGCCCACGCGCAAGCGCCCGCTGCTGTCACGCCGATCAAGTTCGTGCTCGACTGGAAGCTCCAGGGGATCCACGCGTGGTATTACCTGGCGATGGACAAGGGCTATTTTGCGCAAGAAAAAATCGACCTTACCGTCGACCAAGGTGACGGCTCCGCCAATGCCGTGACCAAGGTCATGGCCGGCACCTACCAGGCGTCCTTTGGCGACGTGAACGCCATCGTGCAAGCCGCCGCCACCCGCCCCGACCAGGCGCCCGTGATGGTCTACATGCTGTACAACACCGCGCCCTACGCGATCATGACCAAGGCCAGCAGCAACATCCGCACGGTCAAGGATCTGCAGGGCAAGACCATCGGCTCGCCCGCCGGCGGCGCGGCCTACAAGATGTTCTCGGTACTGGCCGAAAAGAACGGCATCGATCCTTCCAAGGTCACGTGGACCAACATGGCGCCCAACCTGCAAGAACAGATGCTGCTGCGCGACCAGGTCGAAGCGTCCGCCGTGTTCACCGTCACCAGCTACATGAACCTGGTCGCGCAAAACGTCGACCCGGACAAGGACATCCGCTGGATCAACTATTCGGAAAACGGCATCGACCTGTACGGCAACGGCGTGCTCGTGTCCCGTCAGCTGATCAAGGAAAAACCGCAAGTCGTGGCGGGCCTGGTGCGCGCCATCAACAAGGGCGTGCGTGATGCCATCGCCAATCCCGACGCCGCGATCGACGCACTGGCCAAACGCGAACCGCTCATCAACAAAGACCTGGAAAAGCGCCGCCTGATGTACGCGCTGAAGAATGTGGTCCTGACACCCGAAGCCATGAAGAACGGCGTCGGTGACGTGAACGACGAACGGTTTGCGCGTTCCATCGACCAGCTTGCCAAAGCCTTCGAACTGACCGCCAAGCCGGCAGCCAAAGACGTGTTCGACCGCAGCTTCCTGCCGCCCGTGGCGGAACGTCAGTTCTCGGTGAAGTGA
- a CDS encoding amidohydrolase family protein: protein MADPRNMQYRGATGAHIIDADRLLADPGGEAARKEVQVVIEGGRIAAINSSASSSAPSSRRLVLPALSNAHDHARTFRSATLGAFARPLEGWLPFLGVTPPADPYLGAATSFARSVRHGVSHLMVHYTRVQGSLPYVDEVEAVARAARDVGVNIGFAVAISDRHAIGYADDATVLQAVRPAIRDEVAARLKPSPLTPADYLARVDDVGAMLQAGGYTDHVTLQYGPGGVQWCSTPLLSAIAQASADTGRPVHMHLLETRYQRDWADRTFPDGLVRYLDDIGLLSPRLTLAHCVWARPDELALLAERGVTIAINTSSNLGIRSGIAPVGEMLRQGCRVAMGLDGLALDEDDDALREMRLAYALHRGWGYDVAMTPADLWRFAARNGRRSVVGMAGEAREAGTLGDMAVGASSGRAARFDSNGVGHIASSTLADTATVSGGRLVAGAPADLLVLDWDAVDDDALFDDVDPLDILLARAHAGHLQDVYIGGRKVVEAGRVITVDEVGMRKELIAQVRASLKGNAAAARWKDVVGHLADDLGPFYRNSPFGGCC from the coding sequence ATGGCGGACCCACGCAACATGCAATACCGGGGCGCCACCGGCGCCCACATCATCGATGCCGATAGGTTGCTGGCCGACCCTGGTGGTGAAGCTGCGCGCAAAGAGGTGCAGGTCGTCATCGAAGGCGGCAGGATTGCGGCGATCAATAGTTCTGCGTCTTCCAGCGCGCCGTCTTCCCGCCGCCTTGTCCTGCCCGCACTATCCAACGCCCACGATCACGCCCGCACCTTCCGCAGCGCCACCCTCGGCGCCTTTGCGCGGCCGCTGGAAGGGTGGCTGCCCTTCCTCGGCGTCACGCCCCCGGCCGACCCCTACCTGGGCGCGGCCACGTCGTTCGCCCGATCGGTGCGGCACGGCGTGTCCCACCTCATGGTCCACTACACCCGGGTGCAGGGCAGCCTGCCGTACGTCGACGAAGTCGAAGCCGTCGCCCGCGCGGCCCGCGACGTCGGCGTCAACATCGGCTTCGCGGTGGCAATCAGCGACCGGCACGCCATCGGCTACGCCGACGACGCCACCGTCCTGCAAGCTGTCCGCCCCGCCATCCGCGACGAAGTCGCCGCCCGCCTCAAACCGTCGCCCCTGACGCCCGCCGACTACCTGGCCCGCGTCGACGACGTCGGCGCCATGCTCCAAGCCGGCGGCTACACCGACCACGTCACCCTGCAATACGGGCCCGGCGGCGTGCAGTGGTGCAGCACGCCGCTGTTGTCGGCCATCGCCCAGGCCAGCGCCGACACCGGCCGGCCCGTGCACATGCACCTGCTTGAAACCCGCTACCAGCGCGACTGGGCCGACCGCACCTTTCCGGACGGCCTGGTCCGCTACCTGGACGACATCGGCCTGCTCAGCCCGCGCCTGACGCTGGCGCACTGCGTCTGGGCCCGGCCCGACGAACTTGCACTGCTCGCCGAACGCGGCGTCACCATCGCCATTAACACCAGCTCCAACCTCGGCATCCGGTCCGGCATCGCCCCCGTTGGCGAGATGCTGCGCCAGGGCTGCCGCGTCGCCATGGGCCTTGACGGCCTGGCCCTGGACGAAGACGACGACGCCCTGCGCGAAATGCGCCTGGCCTACGCCCTGCACCGCGGCTGGGGCTACGACGTCGCCATGACGCCGGCAGATCTATGGCGCTTCGCCGCGCGCAATGGGCGGCGCAGCGTGGTGGGAATGGCGGGCGAAGCTAGAGAAGCCGGCACTCTCGGTGACATGGCAGTCGGCGCCTCGTCTGGCCGTGCCGCCCGCTTTGATAGCAACGGCGTTGGCCACATTGCCAGCAGCACCCTTGCCGATACCGCCACGGTGTCAGGCGGCCGACTCGTCGCAGGTGCCCCCGCCGACCTGCTCGTCCTCGACTGGGACGCCGTCGACGACGACGCCCTGTTCGACGACGTCGACCCGCTCGACATCCTGCTCGCCCGCGCCCACGCCGGCCATCTGCAGGACGTGTACATCGGCGGCCGCAAAGTGGTCGAAGCCGGCCGTGTCATCACTGTCGACGAAGTTGGCATGCGCAAGGAACTGATCGCGCAGGTCCGCGCCAGCCTGAAAGGCAATGCCGCTGCGGCGCGGTGGAAAGACGTGGTGGGGCATCTGGCCGACGACCTCGGCCCGTTCTATCGAAACAGCCCGTTTGGCGGCTGTTGCTGA
- a CDS encoding GntR family transcriptional regulator, producing the protein MPELLLAEKIGTSRTPVQVAMRYLATIGVVRQDANRRFFMAKNSDELGGMAEALGATPDDPLYLDIAQARLSGTLPDEVNESELMRRFDVARSTLRKVLSRIANEGWAEQRVGSGWLFLPMINSPEAYEESYLFRQSIEPAGLLSSSFQSDPAKLLDIRREQEHIVAGGFETMTAIELFEANSRFHETLATWSGNRFIAQSVRRMDQLRRLVEYSQAANRPARSTQAREHLAILDAVAKQDLVGAAGLMRSHLEDARRAKVFGAGNIVVKKTSG; encoded by the coding sequence ATGCCCGAGCTGCTGCTGGCCGAAAAAATTGGCACGTCCAGAACGCCTGTGCAGGTTGCCATGCGGTATCTGGCCACCATCGGCGTCGTGCGGCAGGACGCGAATCGGCGGTTCTTCATGGCCAAGAACTCGGACGAGCTTGGGGGGATGGCCGAGGCATTGGGGGCAACGCCCGATGACCCGCTGTATCTGGATATCGCGCAGGCCCGGTTGTCAGGAACCTTGCCGGACGAAGTCAACGAGTCCGAACTCATGCGACGCTTTGACGTGGCGCGATCCACGCTTCGAAAGGTGCTGTCGCGCATCGCGAACGAAGGCTGGGCCGAACAGCGGGTCGGGAGCGGCTGGCTTTTCCTGCCGATGATCAACTCCCCTGAGGCCTACGAGGAAAGCTACCTGTTCCGGCAATCGATCGAGCCTGCCGGCTTGCTCAGCTCGAGCTTCCAGTCCGACCCAGCCAAGCTGCTGGATATCCGGCGCGAGCAAGAGCACATCGTCGCGGGCGGCTTCGAGACCATGACTGCCATCGAACTGTTCGAGGCGAACAGCCGCTTTCATGAAACGCTTGCGACGTGGTCGGGCAATCGTTTCATTGCCCAGTCCGTGCGCCGCATGGATCAACTGCGCCGCCTGGTCGAATACAGCCAGGCTGCGAACCGCCCGGCCCGTTCCACCCAGGCGCGCGAGCATCTGGCCATTCTTGATGCGGTTGCAAAGCAGGACCTGGTGGGTGCGGCCGGCCTGATGCGCAGCCATCTGGAAGATGCCCGGCGCGCCAAGGTCTTTGGTGCAGGCAACATTGTGGTGAAGAAGACGTCTGGCTGA
- a CDS encoding tripartite tricarboxylate transporter substrate binding protein, which translates to MTLVNTRLRRSILLGLCCGTVSFGLPAAALAQTAYPTKPIRLIVGFAPGGGSDFIARLVATKMSEKLGQPVIVENKPGAGGNMGATLALKSAADGYTLFLAAASYTVNPALYKLPFDSINDITPIAQLARGPFIVAVNPKLPVNTVPEMIAVAKKSPGALSYGSAGTGSITHLVSEYFLDTTGTNMLHIPYRGTSPALVDAVAGQVQLVFGTVASTLPFIKSGQLRALAVTTESRLVALPQVPTMIESGLPNFAVTNWHGIIAPKGVPADIVKKLNAVINDSLQAPGMKEGLESDGLTAASGSPQAFGVLLADEAKRWGALVKKRGIKVE; encoded by the coding sequence ATGACACTCGTTAACACCCGCTTGCGCCGAAGCATCCTCCTTGGCCTGTGCTGTGGCACGGTAAGCTTCGGCCTGCCGGCGGCCGCCCTGGCCCAGACCGCTTACCCCACCAAGCCCATTCGTCTGATCGTCGGCTTCGCACCCGGGGGCGGGTCCGATTTCATTGCCCGCCTGGTGGCCACCAAAATGAGCGAGAAGCTCGGGCAACCGGTGATCGTGGAAAACAAGCCGGGCGCAGGCGGCAACATGGGCGCCACCCTGGCCCTGAAGTCGGCTGCAGATGGGTACACACTCTTCCTTGCCGCCGCGAGCTATACGGTCAACCCGGCGCTGTACAAGCTGCCGTTCGACTCGATCAATGACATCACGCCGATTGCCCAGTTGGCGCGTGGACCGTTTATCGTCGCCGTGAACCCGAAGCTGCCCGTCAACACTGTCCCAGAGATGATCGCGGTCGCAAAGAAGTCGCCTGGTGCATTGAGCTATGGGTCGGCCGGCACGGGCAGCATCACCCATCTTGTCTCGGAATATTTTCTTGATACGACGGGCACCAACATGCTGCACATCCCCTATCGTGGCACCTCGCCTGCGCTGGTGGATGCCGTGGCAGGACAGGTCCAACTCGTCTTTGGAACCGTTGCATCGACGCTGCCCTTCATCAAGTCAGGCCAGTTGAGGGCGCTCGCCGTCACCACCGAAAGCCGGCTTGTTGCGCTTCCCCAGGTGCCCACGATGATCGAATCTGGTCTGCCAAATTTCGCCGTCACGAACTGGCACGGCATCATCGCGCCCAAAGGCGTTCCCGCGGATATCGTGAAGAAACTCAACGCAGTCATCAACGATTCGCTTCAGGCACCTGGCATGAAGGAGGGGCTGGAGTCTGACGGCTTGACGGCCGCGAGTGGCAGCCCTCAAGCGTTTGGTGTCCTGCTGGCGGATGAAGCCAAACGCTGGGGCGCTCTGGTGAAAAAACGCGGCATCAAGGTCGAATAG